A window of Quercus robur chromosome 12, dhQueRobu3.1, whole genome shotgun sequence genomic DNA:
TTTCCCCCTTAAAAAAACTGCACTTTTTTGAGGtccatattttcttcttaatagGAAGATtgaaaataacattagtagTAGTAAAAAAGGACATGTTAATTATGAAAGTAACAGAATATGACTTTGGATATGATATAATGgtggaaaagaatacatgtgatCAGCTCTGACAAATCTATTTAGGATCCATAGCCGACCccaaaaaatttgggactaagagtccgtttggatacagcttattttgctaaaaattgaaaataaaaaaaaaatttattttgattactGTTCATTGGCTTGATTGGCGctggtccaaaaaaaaaaaaggggctgaAAACGTGCAAAACGCAGACGTGGGAAGCGCAAACACGCTTCCCAAATGCACcctaaggcttggttgttgtatattttcttcttaataatTTCTCTGCCATAATGCTTAACGCTATATATGTGACGATAATTACATTATTTAtaaatgtcaaaactttttttttaatatcaaaattGTGGTTTCTGAGGTTTATGGTGGTAAAATTGGTATTTGTTTCAACTAATACTTCAGTAGtggaattaaaaaagaaaaaaaaaatcattatttggatattgtctttgaatttccTTAATTTGggtctattatatatatatatatatatattttctattcttGATATTTCTTCATCTCTCTTTCAGCTATAGTTTGTTCCCATTGCTGCTTCTATTGGATGCGGCAGTTGATTGCAGATCACAACAGAAGGATGAtactaaagaaaattttatgccTGATGTCCAAAAAATGCCTCATAAAGTGAGCGATAATGTGGCAGAAGGTGTACTTCAATGTTTGGAagaacttctgaagaagtgtcATCTCAGATCTGTGGATCAGGTGGTCTGATTTCCATGCCATTCCATGTAATATAGAAGAGTGATATCTTTGGTATATACCATCGTGTCAAGGCAACTAGTTTTAAATAGGGTAATAGATGTTATTCATTACCATTGGAAAGAAATTTACTTCCTTTGAAATAAGGACAGCGTACATACAAAAATCGAAGACAAAATTGGGGTTTCCACTCTCTATGATATATTGACTTCTTCAGTATATAATAGCTTCTCTATGGATTTTTAAACTAATGTCTCATTATTATGCCTTTTCTTATTAGACAGTTATGAACTCTTAAATATTAAGTATTTGCTTCTTACCTAGAACTTTATAGCTCAATTGGTTGGCACCTCTTGGTGGTTTTAATAGACAGGATTCAAATCCCACTAGCCTTAACTATCgaatttaaaaaaagagaaaagaaaagtattttcttctctttttgtaaatatttttgagtgCTCTGTGAACACATGATGTGAAGGTTTaatggagggggggggggggtgttgtggGGCTTTCAGAGGAGTCCACCTCCCCTACCTTTGTATGTTTTGTAgtatggaaagaaaaaataatggagagtgtaaatatattttgttaccATTATACCATGATGTCAATGGTTTAGTGAGgacaaaacaaatttcataGACTTGTCTTAAAAATTCTTCTATCTCTGCCCTAATTTGCCAACATTGAAGGTCTGGTTTTGATAGGTTGGAAGGATTTTCCATCCTCCTCCCTTCTCTCCATTGTCATCTTTTCAACTAGATAAAccctttttcttcctctcacCTTCCCCTCCCTCTCCATTCTTTATCCTCCCAATCAAACATGTTTTTAATGGCTAATCATTTAGATGTCTATTTGGTGGTAAATAATAGTGATGATAACCTCAAAAGCCATAAAATGTTGCTTGCAACTATATTGTTCATTACTTTTTGAGCTATGGGTTTAGGAGAAACTGAGAAAAGGATGTGATGCCATTTTATTAGCAAATGTTGTTATGTAGTTTTGCATAAATGTTAATTATGTTTTGCTTTTTCATGAAGTTCGATGATGTGCTTTTGCAGATGGTTGTGGTGCTAAAAAAATTGACTTATGGTGCTTTGCTTTCTCCTTTTGAGGCTTCAGAAGAGTTCCGCGAAGGAGTAATTAAGTGTTTTAGGGCTCTGCTTTCTAGTGTACTCCCATGCCCTGATATGTGTTGCGCATGTAAACAAATTCGTGGTTTGCCTACACTATTAGAAAGCAGGTCTATGGAAACTTCACTCTGTAGATCTTTGAAGTATCATTCAGAATCACAAGAATGCTTGCTTCTATTTCTACAGTCTCAAACTGCTTCCGCTGCTGTTGGACATTGGCTGTCGCTTCTTCTCAAAGtacatcaaattttttgttccTAACAGTTGATTTATTTTGGAGTACTTTGTCTTGTCTTAGGTTTTCTAATCCCAAGATCATTTTATACAAAGGCTGCAGATACAGAGGCTACACAAGGACATCGGGGTAGCGCAAAGCTCCGCATTGAAGCCTTTACAGCCTTACGTGTGCTTGTTGCTAAGGTTGTTCTTGtcacttttattttctaatccttataggttttaaattattgtttattcaTGTGCTTAGTTCTTCCTTAATCAAATTGCACATAGCCTTGATTAGTTGTTCATgttaagagaaagagagtattTTTTCAAGATATAATTCTTTGGTCGATGCATGTGAACCTTCAATGCATGCATGTGGTTTGAATTATAGATGGAGGCACAAAGTTCTCAAATTCTTTTAAAGAAAACTTTAATGaggtttaattatttttatatgttttcctTTGCTAAATTAATTCtattaattgaaattatatgCTCTGGAATAACCAAATTGCATGCTGCTTTGGGTTGTCATCTTGTTTACTTTGTTCATGTAAAGCATGGTCTCTGTTTCTCCAAGGTTGACTTTCACTTTTTTGGCTTTAGCATCTTCTCATTAAAGTTGCTATGTCAATCAGTCTTTGATATACATGACTACTTTTAGTAGGATTACTGATGAGGGATTCTCAATGATCTTTTGAGGAACCAAATTTATTAAAGAAGATCATTTTTGGTACTTCAAGACTAAATTTGGTCAAGTCAATCAAAGCACACATCTTTGGACTGtattgatttattattctaAATACGATagttattttcataatttacttttctttctgtTTCTGCTCACTGGCCGTATTACCTTTTTAAAGGAACAGGTTCTAGTGGAAAGGGCTTGGTTATTGATTGCCTTGAGCTGAGAGATTCATGTGTCTGGTTTTCTTGTGAAAATGTGCTTGTTCATGTATGAAAATTTGGCTTAGTGTTATCCAATGGCATTCTTTTTGCAGGTGGGTACTGCAGATGCATTAGCATTCTTCTTACCAGGTGTTGTTAGTCAATTTTCCAAAGTATTTCATGCCTCAAAAACAATGATAAGTGGGGCTGCTGGAAGTGTTGAAGCTATTAACCAAGCTATTAGAGGGTTAGCTGAGTATCTGATGATCGTCCTTCATGATGATGCTAATTTAGATGGCCTTGATACGTCAATAGATTTTATTGATGAATTTAATTCAAGTAAGTATAAATCTGCGCAATCTTTTCTGGAGGAGCTTCGCAGTTTGCCAGATAAAGCTCAAGGGAAAGGGAAAATAGTAGCAGAAGATTCCAGCAAAGCAATAAATATAGTTACTGCCAAATCTGAATTCAAAGAGGAGAGAACCACTGGTTCTGGCAAGGGGATTGGATCTTTGCAAGTGAATCGTACAAAAGATTGGATTGAGAATACTTCAGCACACATTGATAAACTTTTAGGTGCAACTTTTCCACATGTATGTTATTGTCTTTGATTTGATGGTGGTTACTCCCCAAGGTTATGTTACATCATCACATTATTCAGAGCTTTTACACTAACTACTgtaatttctttatttgttgGTGAAATGTTTGAAATCTTTGTCAGATTTGTGTTCATCCATCGAAAAAGGTGAGACAAGGACTCCTAGCTGCCATACGAGGGCTATTATCAGAGTGCAGCCGCACGCTGAAGAAGAGCAGGCTGATGCTTCTGGTGAGCTGAGAATTAGAATCAGTATTTTCCCTGGTTTGGGTTTCATTATGTATTAGTTCATGCTCATGCATCCTCTTTACATAAATTTGAATAACTTAGGAGTGCCTTTTATTGAATTTGGTTGTGAAATATATTTATAGggataaatacaaaaacattCCCTGATCAAAATCATACGGGCCCCTTGATCTTCTAATTTGATATCAGAAGCCCTTGAACTTTGAGAAATACCCAAATTGCTCCTTCTGActtccattttgtttttatttaaaaattcattttagaataaaaatatttttaaactaaaatttaattaatttttttaaaatgtcatttatttatttatttctgttttcttttgctTCTCCTGACCAAGAGCAACCAAACTGTCTGCCTCCAATAATCATGGCAGACCCACTCGGCCACAACCACTGTCGACAAACCCAGGCTACAAATGCCACCACTGCTACTTGAGAAATCCACCACTTAACAGCAagctcatttattaaaaaaaaatgttctacAAATTGCTGCTCAAAAGAAATGGGTATACGTGTTTTGGAGGATGGGTATACCTGCGTATGGCATATCTATGAAGCTAACCCAAAAACCAGTAGTGACTCTCATAACTTGATAATAAGTTAAAATCGGGTTTGATATTGAAAACTGTTTTTGACTTCAAATTTCATGtcattttccacacaaaaaagaagaagaaaagaaacaaaacttgCCAACTCCTCAAATTTATAccaaattcaaatgaaattcCAGTTAGAAAAGAAGAGTGACATTCGACTGCCCGCATACACCCCAAGCAAACTACAAACCACAATCGGCCACCACCGAACCCCAATTAGCAATCCAAATTCTAAACCCTCAAAATGTCTACTCAAATCCGAACCTAAATACCTCTCTCCCTCATGGACCCACAACCACTCAAGCAGAAAATCCATAAAAGGAAACTTCCAAATTTTGCCAAACAACACAACAATTGGAATccaaagaataagaagaaaattagTTCAATGAAGAAACGGGAAAATTAATTCAATGAAGAAAGGAGAAAATTAAGTCAATGAAGTAGATATGGGAATGAAGGAGGAGTTTTGTGGTGCTTCAATCTTAGCTGCTACCTTCACCATTGCCTGTGTGCCATCTGTGCTTGGATTGGCATTATTGGCTACTCAAGAAGAGTCAAGGCACACACCAGGAGTTAGGTTTGAGCTCATTGTTGGACTTGTGGTAGCTTTTGGGTGTGTATTGGATGCAGtggcggagagagagagagagagagagagagaagaaaaaattagtgGGGGAGTCGAATCTGATTCTGGCATGATTGTTGATGTGGGGATCAACCTTTGAAGTTGATGATTCCTATGTTGTTTGAAACTGCCATGGATAAGGATGCTTCTGTGAATCATTATTGGAGAGACAGGAGGAGGGGGTAAGGAGGAGTTCGGGTATGGAATTCATGAGAAACTTTAATGATTGAGAGATTGATGGGGTGGCTTCATTCTTCCATCTATTAGAATCTCATATTCCCATTAGGGAGGGGAATGATAGGATGAGATGGAAGTTTAAGACTAATGGGGATTTCACTGTGCAATCTTTTTACGAGACATTACGGGGCTCATTTTCTATGCCTTTCCCTCGGAAAGCCATATGGAGGGTCAGGGCTCCTCAAAGagtttcattttttgtatgGACAGAAGCTTGGGGGAAAATTCTCACTTGTGAGAACTTGATCAAAAGGGGTTATTTAGTATGAGTTGTTGTGGGGAGATTGTGGATCACCTTTTGTTATATTTAGTGTAGCTCTTGGTTGGAGTTCTTATTTACTAATGCACCAACAAGAAAGAATGAGTTTAACAAGTTGAGGGAAAAAAGGGGTAGAGGAAGACAAAAAATAGCATTAGTAGTAGTAAAAAATATCATGTCCATTAAGGAAGTAACAGAGAGTATTACTTTAGATAGAataaaatgaaggaaaagaataCTTGTGGCCAACCCTAACTAATATGTTAAGGATTCATAATCTATCCAAAGAAATTTTGGACTAAAGCTTTGTTGTTATTGTATTTCATTGATTATCTTTCTTTTCACTCCTACTTATTTAGGAGAGctttttgtgcatcatgcatacATGAAATTTCTCCATTATTCCTGTAAAAgttctttattacttatcaaaggAAAGGACAATGTATCTAATATGGATTAACATAGTAAGAAAATTATCCTTTAGAATTCCCAATGATTTTAggttcttctttcttctttcttttgttaaacATGCTGGTTGAATATGTGTCTGACGATAGGCTTGTTGGTTACTTTTATATATTCTCTTGCTAAACCATATTTGTAACAGGTACTTCGTGCATATTTTTGATAATCATGTACTGTTCTTGTATATTTGTGCCTTATATAGTATAATCTCTAAGCTATTGGTACTGTTCTTTATATTTGTGTGGTCCCCATCTGAAGTTAAGGAGTTCAGTTGCTTCTAGTTGTTTGTTCTTCTAGTGTATTAATCATTCTGATTTTGCTGATAAGGAAGCTATTGCATTGTTAGCCTCTAGTGCCAAATtagttattaatatatttatttgctGCTACTCATGCAGGAGTGCCTGTGTGTTTTGGCCGTTGATGATTCTGATGAGGTGTCTTCGGCTTCACAAGAGTTCCttgatgatttgtttttgttaagtggGAAAAATAATTTAGAGCATGACGTTGGTGAGATCTTTAGAAGGTTTGTTCTATATCTTGTACTAGTCTGAGCATTGGGCTGTGATTGGTCTTTTGAAAGGAACCTTACTAGAGCTATATTTTGTTTCCAAAACTAGGCTGATTGAAAAGCTCCCAAAAGTGGTGCTTGGGAGAGAAGAGTCACTCGCACTATCACATGCTCAGCAGTTACTTGTTGTAATATATTACTCTGGTCCTCAGCTTGTGGTGGATCACCTCCTTCATTCTGCTGTATGTTGTTACTTCCACTGTGATATCCACAAGTAAAAGTCTTTTATTCTTCTGTTCTCAAGTGAGCTTTATGttgatattattataataattatgaaTTATAGATTTATGAAAATGACGGTATTGTAAAATATGATATCAAACCTACAATAACACTTCTGTATTGATAATTCCAATAATTGAGGATGCAACACTTACATTCACCCATgtcaaacaattatttttatgtttgtatAACTGATAAAAGTGCAAAGTTATTTGGATGCTTTTGTCAAGAAACTtatacataattattattttcataattgctCTATTTTCTACAGTTCTTATGTACATATACAAATAAATACATATGCTTGATATTATAAATTCATAGAAACAAATGATAGCTGTGTCCTTGTGACTTCATTATTGAGTTTTGCTATGTTCTACTTCCCATACTAAAATGCATTTTCCAAGTTCAACATGGCCAATCTTAAATTGCATGTGTAATGCATATTTGGAGCAATATGAATGATTTCAACTGCATGTGTAATACATATTTggcttatcaaaaaagaaaagaaaagtgtaaTACATATTTGGAGGAGCAATATGAGTAGATTACAATAATCAGATTTAAGGAAGCTCTAGTGAAAATGTACCTAAGCTTTTCAATATTGTTTATTTGTCATTATAGAAAAACTTGAGCATGGGgaatcatttttatataattgtcTGAGAACTGATTATGATTGTTCTCATAATATGTCTAGCACAAGGTCATTTGTATAGGATTCTAGCACAGGGGTCATTTTccattacttatttttttaacaaacaattTAGATTCattgaaaaattaaagagagtGATAACCTAAGTTCATAGGCTGGTGTACTGAAGTATCCCCCTAGAATTACCAAAAAAAGTATaaagaatccaaaaaaaatacaacaaagaGGTTAGTTATTGCCATCAATAGACATCCAATGAAACGGCAATCTCATGAACAAAAAATGGAGCCGATCAATAGGGAGCTTAACTCCTTCACAACTCTATTTTTCTGATGCCATATGGTCCACACCAGACATAAAAATGGAAACTTTGTACTTTGCAATTTCGTCcattcaagatttattttatgggGTTGATGTGTGAAGTCCAATTGAAACTACATTTATATGGTTTTAAAGGTCAAGTTATAGacagtttttaatttgggttttattttttcgatgaataataatatttcattaaaaaaaaccctCAGTATACAAGAAATATGCTAAGAGAACCAAAACagtcaagaaaaagaaataccAATGAAAGTAAGCAAAGGAGATGAAAGGGTGGACAATATAGCCATCCACTTGTACAAAACATGCGGAAAAACTCGTTTCAGCTCCATAGAAGGCCTCTCTAAACCCTCAGCACTTGACGATTCTGTTCCCTCCAGACTGTCCACATCAAGTTTAATTTTCTAATCAAGAGTAGATCTGTAATTTTTGCATCTCCTTTgaattttagggtattttgtGAGTAGGTTGCATCTAGAATTTTGGAGGAGCTTTTAAATGTCTTGGTTTTACTTTCTTTTGAGTCCCAGTTAGTATTTTATAAGCTTATTATTCAAATTAGATTTCCTAAGTGGAAATACATGGAAAGATAGAATTTGAAATAAGGAAATCCCCTTAAATATAGGGGTAGcccctattgatgaaaagatgatgGAGAGTTGcttgagatggtttggtcatgttTAGTGGAAAGAGATTAATGCACCAGTAGGAAAGAGTGAGTTGATTCAATTGGGGAAGTAACAACTAGTTTGACTTAAGATAGAATAGAGTGTAGgaaagaatacatgtggccaATCCTAACTAATCTGTGGAGATACATAGTCTGcccaaaaatttgggactaaggctttgttgtttttgttgttgtattcaaattagaattcctaACGTGACTGGTATAAGAAAGAgtccttatttatttttgctcaATATATACTCAAAAGAATACAGAGGTTTGATTAATAGGAAATATGAGTGTTTTGGTTTGCGGAGGGCTTGTTTCTATAGAGtgtttctttatctttttcctCGTTTTTCTTCCTCTTGCAATTCCAATTTCCTTCCCCTATCAAACCCTAAAAATCCCACATATTGTCCTTACCAAATAGCTaccaaaattcaaacttttcaaaCTCTAATTCACTCTAGAAATCCTAACTGTTTCTTTGAAGATCTTAAACCCAAAATGCACAAATTCTTCTAACCCTAAGCCTACCACAAGCACAAGTAGATGTGTTATTCCTAAATCTGTCCTAAGTCAAGCATTGTATACCATACTTTGCTTCTAAGCAGTTTGGGCTTCCTTCTCCAACACTACGGTAAAGTGATAGGGGTCATTTAAGAAATACTTTAATGACATGAGGTAATGCATGGATTGTATTAAGTTAGAGGCATTAAGATATTTAGCATGTCTGGTGCGTGTTTAGGGGAAAAACAGGATTTATGATACTAATTAAATTCCTTATGCATTATAAGGCCTTTCTTCTTGGAGTATGAATGTGTgtattttttattcctaaaatcAATTGTGCTGCTCACCAGTTCTATTTATGTACTTGTTTCAATTACTTCTCTTTGATGGTAAGCTTCATGACTTCAAAAATTGAGATACTCCCCAGGTTCTGAATTGAGTGTCTTACTTTGGAAAGCAGCTAAAATTTTGAAGAGTAAAGAATGCATTAACACCCTATATATTACTATTACTTTGATGTTCAAACCCATGAAAGgacataattaatttttgaagaatGATGTTTAGGGGTACTAAAAATTTTACTAGATAAGCATTACAAGTTGATGTGTTGACTtttaaacacaacaaaatggaaattaaagaatttatttattatgttgttgatgtggCACCATTAACGTTTATTGCCATGTCAGTTTGTAAGCGTTTTTGTAGTTTGCCAGTACtgttaattttccttttttttataaaaaacattAAGGAGTAATATGGGAAAGTACCAACTTTAatgctttaaatttttatatgatatatttttttaggacAAACTAAGCAAGGACACAAACTCATTATTGAGATCTGGTAACACCCAatgtttgtaaggttgaattcaAAATTACTATTCACGGTCCtgttccttatttatttataatgttcTATGTGGTTTcaccaatgagctctagctcaaatgataCCTTTTCCCTTTGTAAGAATGTGGTGGAGGTGATGTTGTGGATTCAAGATCCACCAGTGTCACCAATTAAAGTTCTTTTCTTGTCTTGTGAACAGTGTACTATCTAGTGAAATTAGGATTTTAATATTGTAATCGCCCTCCGCTCGAGAAGCTATTTTGTGCATCTATATATGAATCATATCTCTCACATGTGAGCCCCACAACTTTGTGGGATCCACAGGTTCTGAGAGAGATTATGCATGAGATTATTCTTGCCCTCCACCACTCTTGCCCTGTTCATTGTTATTTATGTCATTTTATAGTTGTAATCTCATTTCTCAAATGCATAGAGATtcgttttataatttttttttggtgtggatgcaagatgttaataatttttgtgtGGAATTCTAGGTTTCAGCTGCTCAGTTCTTGGATGTCTTAGCTGTCTGTCTGAGCCAGAATTCTTTGTTTGCTGGTTCTCTTGACAAGCTTATTTCTACAAGGCGATCCTCAGTTGGATACCTTCCATCTATTGCTGAGTTGAAAGCTGGAACTAACTTCACCAGTAATTACCTCACTATCATGAGTGCAACTCcatttgaaaattcaatgggCACAGATATTCGGGAAAAAGTTGTAGAATATCCTCCGGAAAATGTACAGAAAAGTTTTGAGATTCCACGAATGCCCCCATGGTTTGTTTCTGTTGGCAGTCCAAAACTATACCAGGCTCTTGCAGGAATTCTTAGACTTGTCGGTCTATCTTTATTAGCAGGTCTATCATTTCTTTGGCATTCAAGTTCTTTGTTTAGATGTGTCTTTTCTACTCTGTACTTACACTGGGTATCTTTCATTTTGTGCTGCTAGACATAAGGAGTGAAGGTCAGTTGTCACTTATCACTGATGTTCCGCTGGGTTACTTGCGTAAATTGATCTCTGAGATTCGTGTGAAGGAGTACAATAATGAGAGCTGGCAGTCTTGGTATAATAGAACTGGTTCAGGACAATTGCTGCGCCAGGCAAGCACTGCAGTATGTATCCTAAATGAGATGATATTCGGTCTATCAGATCAAGCATTTCACATCTTCACAAGGATGTTTCACAACTCTGTGGCAAAAAGGGAAGAGGCTCAGGAGTTTGATGCAGGACTTGCTAATGGTCAACATCACAAAACTGAATGTTCTTTGCCTAATGAATCTGTTTGGAAGGTGTCTCAGGATAAAGGTGTAAGGagtaatttgattgattgtgttgGTAGAATCTTACATGAGT
This region includes:
- the LOC126707952 gene encoding uncharacterized protein LOC126707952 isoform X2 translates to MFGRTSEEVSSQICGSGGLISMPFHMVVVLKKLTYGALLSPFEASEEFREGVIKCFRALLSSVLPCPDMCCACKQIRGLPTLLESRSMETSLCRSLKYHSESQECLLLFLQSQTASAAVGHWLSLLLKAADTEATQGHRGSAKLRIEAFTALRVLVAKVGTADALAFFLPGVVSQFSKVFHASKTMISGAAGSVEAINQAIRGLAEYLMIVLHDDANLDGLDTSIDFIDEFNSSKYKSAQSFLEELRSLPDKAQGKGKIVAEDSSKAINIVTAKSEFKEERTTGSGKGIGSLQVNRTKDWIENTSAHIDKLLGATFPHICVHPSKKVRQGLLAAIRGLLSECSRTLKKSRLMLLECLCVLAVDDSDEVSSASQEFLDDLFLLSGKNNLEHDVGEIFRRLIEKLPKVVLGREESLALSHAQQLLVVIYYSGPQLVVDHLLHSAVSAAQFLDVLAVCLSQNSLFAGSLDKLISTRRSSVGYLPSIAELKAGTNFTSNYLTIMSATPFENSMGTDIREKVVEYPPENVQKSFEIPRMPPWFVSVGSPKLYQALAGILRLVGLSLLADIRSEGQLSLITDVPLGYLRKLISEIRVKEYNNESWQSWYNRTGSGQLLRQASTAVCILNEMIFGLSDQAFHIFTRMFHNSVAKREEAQEFDAGLANGQHHKTECSLPNESVWKVSQDKGVRSNLIDCVGRILHEYLSPEVWDLPVEHNSSLIHLDGEDEDISLHLFRDTAMLQQVIVDGIGIFNICLGRDFASSGFLHSSLYLLLENLISSNFEVRSAADAVLHVFSTTSGYPTVGHLVLENADYVIDSICRQLRHLDLNPHVPNVLAAMLSYIGVAQRILPLLEEPMRSVSVELEILGRHQHPDLTIPFLKALAELAKASKHEACSLPTKAESYFMHVKSIISDVRKKARIGSKLCSISSSDDDFYMSQMESEQLEKISFNLNDSKRYRRTVGSIAGSCITAATPLLASTKQAACLVALDIIEGGIVALAKVEEAYRHEKETKEAIEEVIRSCSLYQLQDTLDAADEGTDENRLLPAMNKIWPFLVVCIRNRNPVAVRRCLSAISNVVQICGGDFFSRRFHTDGHHIWKFLTMSPFWKNANLKQERTPLKLPYRSTSISPEESVSELTNLKVQIAVLNMIADLSKNRKSASALEVVLKKVSGIVVGIACSSFVRLQDATVNALLGLASIDPDLIWLLLADVYYSMKRKDMPSPPIPNLPVIGQILPPPSSPKEFLYVQYGGQSFDIEFSSVETVFKNLHSQAFTDQMCS
- the LOC126707952 gene encoding uncharacterized protein LOC126707952 isoform X1 — encoded protein: MDETDRTIGEFTDEEEDARRSSVFAELKPYCLELLELLQNPTKHSSAIPALLQLFRSSHPSALQPFFDYSLFPLLLLLDAAVDCRSQQKDDTKENFMPDVQKMPHKVSDNVAEGVLQCLEELLKKCHLRSVDQMVVVLKKLTYGALLSPFEASEEFREGVIKCFRALLSSVLPCPDMCCACKQIRGLPTLLESRSMETSLCRSLKYHSESQECLLLFLQSQTASAAVGHWLSLLLKAADTEATQGHRGSAKLRIEAFTALRVLVAKVGTADALAFFLPGVVSQFSKVFHASKTMISGAAGSVEAINQAIRGLAEYLMIVLHDDANLDGLDTSIDFIDEFNSSKYKSAQSFLEELRSLPDKAQGKGKIVAEDSSKAINIVTAKSEFKEERTTGSGKGIGSLQVNRTKDWIENTSAHIDKLLGATFPHICVHPSKKVRQGLLAAIRGLLSECSRTLKKSRLMLLECLCVLAVDDSDEVSSASQEFLDDLFLLSGKNNLEHDVGEIFRRLIEKLPKVVLGREESLALSHAQQLLVVIYYSGPQLVVDHLLHSAVSAAQFLDVLAVCLSQNSLFAGSLDKLISTRRSSVGYLPSIAELKAGTNFTSNYLTIMSATPFENSMGTDIREKVVEYPPENVQKSFEIPRMPPWFVSVGSPKLYQALAGILRLVGLSLLADIRSEGQLSLITDVPLGYLRKLISEIRVKEYNNESWQSWYNRTGSGQLLRQASTAVCILNEMIFGLSDQAFHIFTRMFHNSVAKREEAQEFDAGLANGQHHKTECSLPNESVWKVSQDKGVRSNLIDCVGRILHEYLSPEVWDLPVEHNSSLIHLDGEDEDISLHLFRDTAMLQQVIVDGIGIFNICLGRDFASSGFLHSSLYLLLENLISSNFEVRSAADAVLHVFSTTSGYPTVGHLVLENADYVIDSICRQLRHLDLNPHVPNVLAAMLSYIGVAQRILPLLEEPMRSVSVELEILGRHQHPDLTIPFLKALAELAKASKHEACSLPTKAESYFMHVKSIISDVRKKARIGSKLCSISSSDDDFYMSQMESEQLEKISFNLNDSKRYRRTVGSIAGSCITAATPLLASTKQAACLVALDIIEGGIVALAKVEEAYRHEKETKEAIEEVIRSCSLYQLQDTLDAADEGTDENRLLPAMNKIWPFLVVCIRNRNPVAVRRCLSAISNVVQICGGDFFSRRFHTDGHHIWKFLTMSPFWKNANLKQERTPLKLPYRSTSISPEESVSELTNLKVQIAVLNMIADLSKNRKSASALEVVLKKVSGIVVGIACSSFVRLQDATVNALLGLASIDPDLIWLLLADVYYSMKRKDMPSPPIPNLPVIGQILPPPSSPKEFLYVQYGGQSFDIEFSSVETVFKNLHSQAFTDQMCS
- the LOC126707952 gene encoding uncharacterized protein LOC126707952 isoform X3, with the protein product MVVVLKKLTYGALLSPFEASEEFREGVIKCFRALLSSVLPCPDMCCACKQIRGLPTLLESRSMETSLCRSLKYHSESQECLLLFLQSQTASAAVGHWLSLLLKAADTEATQGHRGSAKLRIEAFTALRVLVAKVGTADALAFFLPGVVSQFSKVFHASKTMISGAAGSVEAINQAIRGLAEYLMIVLHDDANLDGLDTSIDFIDEFNSSKYKSAQSFLEELRSLPDKAQGKGKIVAEDSSKAINIVTAKSEFKEERTTGSGKGIGSLQVNRTKDWIENTSAHIDKLLGATFPHICVHPSKKVRQGLLAAIRGLLSECSRTLKKSRLMLLECLCVLAVDDSDEVSSASQEFLDDLFLLSGKNNLEHDVGEIFRRLIEKLPKVVLGREESLALSHAQQLLVVIYYSGPQLVVDHLLHSAVSAAQFLDVLAVCLSQNSLFAGSLDKLISTRRSSVGYLPSIAELKAGTNFTSNYLTIMSATPFENSMGTDIREKVVEYPPENVQKSFEIPRMPPWFVSVGSPKLYQALAGILRLVGLSLLADIRSEGQLSLITDVPLGYLRKLISEIRVKEYNNESWQSWYNRTGSGQLLRQASTAVCILNEMIFGLSDQAFHIFTRMFHNSVAKREEAQEFDAGLANGQHHKTECSLPNESVWKVSQDKGVRSNLIDCVGRILHEYLSPEVWDLPVEHNSSLIHLDGEDEDISLHLFRDTAMLQQVIVDGIGIFNICLGRDFASSGFLHSSLYLLLENLISSNFEVRSAADAVLHVFSTTSGYPTVGHLVLENADYVIDSICRQLRHLDLNPHVPNVLAAMLSYIGVAQRILPLLEEPMRSVSVELEILGRHQHPDLTIPFLKALAELAKASKHEACSLPTKAESYFMHVKSIISDVRKKARIGSKLCSISSSDDDFYMSQMESEQLEKISFNLNDSKRYRRTVGSIAGSCITAATPLLASTKQAACLVALDIIEGGIVALAKVEEAYRHEKETKEAIEEVIRSCSLYQLQDTLDAADEGTDENRLLPAMNKIWPFLVVCIRNRNPVAVRRCLSAISNVVQICGGDFFSRRFHTDGHHIWKFLTMSPFWKNANLKQERTPLKLPYRSTSISPEESVSELTNLKVQIAVLNMIADLSKNRKSASALEVVLKKVSGIVVGIACSSFVRLQDATVNALLGLASIDPDLIWLLLADVYYSMKRKDMPSPPIPNLPVIGQILPPPSSPKEFLYVQYGGQSFDIEFSSVETVFKNLHSQAFTDQMCS